A part of Haloarchaeobius sp. HME9146 genomic DNA contains:
- a CDS encoding polymer-forming cytoskeletal protein, with translation MRFTVARKRFVVLLVTMLVVLASMPAVVAAEQVVAGTFVVEEGETVRGLDVVGATVIVRGTVQGDLNGAAADVRIEDTGVVTGDVNVAAASIHIAGRVDGNVNAGTATLRVLEGAVIAGNLAAGAADATIAGEIQGNVELGADVIRLTDTAVVGGEFRYDAEELVGVEGASIAGAVVRDESIGSSDFSIDVAEEFFEGVFAVYGFLVNLVVGAILLLVLPGFSRRVSETALGEPAKSGGVGLLALIAIPVALVLVALTIIGIPLTLVGAGLFALFAWVAVIYGRFAVGTWLVAKAGGDNRWLALVVGLLLGALFNLLSWVGDLANFAVFLLGLGALALVLYEEFGRGRDREAPAADEEPTEASDDSGIGGVPPA, from the coding sequence ATGAGATTCACCGTCGCCAGAAAGAGATTTGTCGTACTACTTGTCACGATGCTGGTCGTCCTCGCGTCGATGCCGGCCGTCGTCGCGGCAGAGCAGGTCGTCGCCGGCACCTTCGTCGTCGAGGAGGGCGAGACAGTTCGCGGGCTCGACGTGGTCGGGGCCACCGTCATCGTCCGCGGGACCGTGCAAGGTGACCTGAACGGGGCGGCCGCCGACGTCCGCATCGAGGACACCGGTGTCGTCACGGGTGACGTGAACGTCGCCGCCGCGAGCATCCACATCGCCGGGCGCGTCGACGGGAACGTGAACGCCGGGACCGCCACCCTCCGGGTGCTCGAGGGTGCGGTCATCGCCGGGAACCTCGCCGCTGGCGCGGCTGACGCGACCATCGCGGGCGAGATCCAGGGGAACGTCGAACTCGGCGCGGACGTCATCCGCCTGACCGACACGGCCGTCGTCGGCGGTGAGTTCCGCTACGACGCCGAGGAACTGGTCGGGGTCGAGGGGGCCAGCATCGCCGGCGCGGTCGTCCGTGACGAGTCCATCGGGAGCTCCGACTTCAGCATCGATGTCGCCGAGGAGTTCTTCGAGGGCGTCTTCGCCGTCTACGGGTTCCTCGTGAATCTGGTGGTGGGTGCCATCCTCCTGCTCGTCCTGCCCGGGTTCTCCCGGCGGGTGTCCGAGACGGCCCTCGGCGAGCCGGCCAAGAGCGGTGGCGTCGGCCTGCTGGCACTGATCGCCATCCCGGTCGCGCTCGTGCTCGTCGCGCTGACCATCATCGGCATCCCCCTCACGCTGGTCGGGGCGGGCCTGTTCGCCCTCTTCGCGTGGGTGGCGGTCATCTACGGCCGCTTCGCGGTCGGGACCTGGCTGGTCGCGAAGGCCGGTGGCGACAACCGCTGGCTGGCGCTGGTCGTCGGGCTCCTGCTCGGTGCCCTGTTCAACCTGCTGAGCTGGGTCGGTGACCTCGCGAACTTCGCCGTGTTCCTGCTCGGGCTCGGCGCGCTCGCGCTGGTACTCTACGAGGAGTTCGGCCGCGGCCGGGACCGTGAAGCCCCGGCGGCCGACGAAGAGCCGACCGAGGCGAGTGACGATTCAGGTATCGGTGGCGTCCCGCCGGCCTGA
- a CDS encoding TspO/MBR family protein, which yields MATSGSTRSGIDLPSRDELLRILGFVVLVNLVGGAAAVIGGPGSEWFAALEKPWFYPPSWAFGVVWTLLFSLLGVALYRVWRADESRDRTIALGAFVLQMVFNVAWTPAFFGLESPGIALGVIAALWVLVVGTIWAFRRVDRTAAALLVPYLLWVSFATVLNYDIWRLN from the coding sequence ATGGCAACCTCCGGTAGCACACGCTCGGGAATCGACCTCCCCTCACGGGACGAACTGCTCCGCATCCTCGGCTTCGTCGTCCTCGTCAACCTCGTCGGGGGTGCGGCCGCGGTCATCGGCGGCCCCGGCAGCGAGTGGTTCGCCGCGCTCGAAAAGCCGTGGTTCTACCCGCCAAGCTGGGCGTTCGGCGTGGTCTGGACGCTCCTGTTCTCGCTGCTCGGCGTCGCACTATACCGTGTCTGGCGCGCGGACGAATCGCGTGACCGTACCATCGCCCTCGGTGCGTTCGTCCTCCAGATGGTGTTCAACGTCGCCTGGACGCCCGCGTTCTTCGGGCTGGAGAGCCCCGGCATCGCGCTGGGCGTCATCGCCGCCCTCTGGGTGCTCGTGGTCGGGACCATCTGGGCGTTCCGCCGGGTCGACCGCACCGCCGCCGCGCTGCTGGTCCCCTACCTGCTGTGGGTCAGCTTCGCGACGGTGCTGAACTACGACATCTGGCGGCTGAACTGA
- a CDS encoding GAF domain-containing protein, whose product MSEKSHVVVTARATDRRSDVAAALDEWETAVVAPCSVREWLASHEVACLVVADDPTTPEIRGVCEDAVGVPSVVFTAVDPTEVPCHADGFVRDDGDFGRLRDEIRWRLHTGPHAAAAAEDALRESHAKIERLHAVVAEMVACDTEDEVYEVAIRAAEEILDLDIVGIDTVEDGYFVPRAVSEELKSSGYGTLPADEGVAGRSYQHGESILVHDAETHPDASPTGPYRSVLSVPVGHIGILQAGSRETGAFDERDRELAELLVSHVAETIERLQAEERLRRERDRLSSLFENVPDPVVRFAYDDGALRVQDVNATFEDVFGWSADEIRGADIDEYIVPEGREDEAKRLNEKLMAGESLHVTTQRRTDDEVRDILLHVVPFERGERSLQGFAIYTDITEEKARQRELERQNERLDAFASIVSHDLRNPLSIAQGYLTLAQEVGAPQHFEEIRHAHERMGNLIDDLLSLSRQGDVVGSLEPVQLAAVATQAWAGVQTGAATLESVGDVTFLADRDRLLELLENLFRNAIVHGCPTDGDLGCREDGSPLTVTVGTVEPSAGDDGEPAERGFFVADSGCGIPVGERETVLETGYTTSDEGTGFGLTIVQEIAAAHDWAVAVEESEAGGVQFTFTGVTEPPLEAEN is encoded by the coding sequence ATGAGTGAGAAGTCGCACGTCGTCGTGACCGCCAGAGCGACCGACAGACGGTCGGACGTAGCGGCTGCACTCGATGAGTGGGAGACGGCCGTCGTCGCGCCCTGCTCGGTACGCGAGTGGCTCGCGAGCCACGAGGTGGCCTGTCTCGTCGTCGCGGACGACCCGACCACCCCCGAGATTCGTGGGGTGTGCGAGGACGCCGTCGGCGTGCCGAGCGTCGTCTTCACGGCCGTCGACCCCACCGAGGTCCCCTGTCACGCGGACGGGTTCGTCCGTGACGATGGCGACTTCGGTCGCCTCCGGGACGAGATACGCTGGCGACTGCACACCGGCCCCCACGCGGCGGCGGCTGCCGAGGACGCGTTGCGGGAGAGTCACGCGAAGATAGAGCGACTGCACGCGGTCGTCGCAGAGATGGTCGCCTGTGACACCGAGGACGAGGTGTACGAGGTTGCGATCCGCGCCGCCGAGGAGATACTCGACCTCGACATCGTGGGCATCGACACGGTCGAGGACGGCTACTTCGTCCCGCGGGCGGTCTCCGAGGAGCTGAAATCTTCGGGGTACGGCACGCTCCCGGCCGACGAGGGCGTCGCCGGCCGGAGCTACCAGCACGGCGAGTCCATCCTGGTCCACGACGCCGAGACCCACCCGGACGCCTCGCCTACGGGGCCGTACCGCTCCGTGCTCTCGGTCCCGGTCGGCCATATCGGCATCCTGCAGGCCGGCTCGCGAGAGACCGGTGCGTTCGACGAGCGCGACCGGGAACTCGCCGAACTCCTGGTGAGCCACGTCGCGGAGACGATCGAACGCCTGCAGGCCGAAGAGCGCCTGCGTCGGGAGCGCGACCGCCTCTCGTCCCTGTTCGAGAACGTCCCCGACCCGGTCGTCCGGTTCGCCTACGACGACGGGGCGTTGCGGGTCCAGGACGTGAACGCGACGTTCGAGGACGTGTTCGGCTGGTCGGCCGACGAGATTCGCGGGGCGGACATCGACGAGTACATCGTCCCCGAGGGGCGCGAAGACGAGGCGAAGCGCCTGAACGAGAAGCTCATGGCCGGCGAGAGCCTCCACGTGACGACCCAGCGCCGGACCGACGACGAGGTCCGGGACATCCTGCTCCACGTCGTCCCGTTCGAGCGCGGGGAGCGCAGCCTGCAGGGGTTCGCTATCTACACCGACATCACGGAGGAGAAGGCACGCCAGCGCGAACTCGAACGCCAGAACGAGCGGCTCGACGCCTTCGCGAGCATCGTCAGCCACGACCTGCGGAATCCGCTCTCCATCGCCCAGGGCTACCTGACCCTCGCCCAGGAGGTCGGCGCGCCCCAGCACTTCGAAGAGATTCGTCACGCGCACGAGCGCATGGGGAACCTCATCGACGACCTGCTCAGTCTCTCACGGCAGGGGGACGTGGTCGGCTCGCTCGAACCGGTCCAGCTCGCGGCGGTTGCCACGCAGGCCTGGGCCGGCGTCCAGACTGGAGCGGCGACGCTCGAATCGGTCGGCGACGTGACGTTCCTCGCGGACCGCGACCGACTCCTCGAACTGCTCGAGAACCTGTTCCGGAACGCCATCGTCCACGGCTGTCCGACCGACGGCGACCTGGGCTGTCGCGAGGATGGGTCGCCCCTCACCGTGACCGTCGGGACCGTCGAGCCGTCGGCTGGGGACGACGGCGAGCCTGCGGAGCGGGGATTCTTCGTCGCGGACTCGGGCTGTGGCATCCCGGTTGGCGAACGTGAGACGGTGCTCGAAACGGGGTACACCACCAGCGACGAGGGAACCGGCTTCGGGCTCACCATCGTCCAGGAGATCGCCGCGGCGCACGACTGGGCGGTCGCGGTCGAGGAGAGCGAGGCTGGTGGCGTCCAGTTCACGTTCACGGGCGTGACGGAGCCGCCGCTCGAGGCTGAGAACTGA
- a CDS encoding GNAT family N-acetyltransferase produces MRVREARPGERETVEGILDAAMLQTGEVEVAIERGDALVAVEDGRLLGAVILDPKPGGFHVDAIAVRRRRRGQGIGSVLVEKASQRGDRLTAAFDSDVRPFYEALGFEIRAKEGRLWGVLE; encoded by the coding sequence ATGCGAGTCCGTGAGGCACGCCCCGGGGAACGCGAGACCGTCGAGGGCATCCTCGACGCCGCGATGCTCCAGACCGGCGAGGTGGAAGTGGCCATCGAGCGGGGCGACGCGCTGGTCGCGGTCGAAGACGGGCGGCTCCTCGGCGCGGTGATTCTCGACCCGAAACCAGGGGGGTTTCACGTCGACGCCATCGCGGTCCGGCGGCGGCGACGGGGACAGGGAATCGGCTCGGTGCTGGTGGAAAAAGCGAGCCAGCGTGGCGACCGGCTCACGGCCGCGTTCGACTCCGATGTCCGGCCGTTCTACGAGGCGCTCGGGTTCGAGATTCGTGCGAAGGAGGGGCGACTCTGGGGCGTGCTGGAGTAG
- a CDS encoding ubiquitin-like small modifier protein 2 produces MQVTVDVKGEGTHELDLPDPTYADLLRELDLSPHEVSVLVDGRPVPEDQPVASPEVTVLRLIKGG; encoded by the coding sequence ATGCAGGTCACCGTGGACGTCAAGGGCGAGGGGACCCACGAACTGGACCTCCCCGACCCGACCTACGCCGACCTCCTGCGCGAGCTCGACCTGAGTCCGCACGAGGTGAGCGTCCTCGTGGACGGCCGGCCCGTCCCGGAGGACCAGCCCGTCGCATCGCCCGAGGTAACCGTGTTGCGGCTCATCAAGGGCGGGTAG
- a CDS encoding phosphoglucomutase/phosphomannomutase family protein, whose protein sequence is MDAISFGTDGWRATLDEFTAPRVRMVGQAVATYLRDEGRGGETVAVGYDARESSPGFAEELARVLCANGFDVVLPDRDRPTPLTAWQIRHRDLAGALMLTASHNPPEYNGVKFIPDDAAPALPEVTDAIEERLAEPDPLPEDQHGSVKKVDFVPPHFDHARDLVPDDLSGLTVVYDAMHGSGRDTTDRLLEEAGATVERIRCETDPEFGGTPPEPSAENLEALVETVRETNADLGIANDGDADRIAVVTPERGFLDENLFFAATYDYLLESKEGPVVRTVSTTFLLDRIAEAHGEEVVETPVGFKWVAQAMQEHDSLMAGEESGGFTVRGHIPEKDGVFMALLAAAVAHEQPYDERVDALLAEHGEIVQSKVSVDCPDSEKARVVDDLSDEIPESVAGTAVADVVTKDGFKLLLEDGSWVLVRPSGTEPKMRVYAEASSQERVEALLADGKELVDALV, encoded by the coding sequence ATGGACGCCATCTCATTCGGGACCGACGGCTGGCGAGCGACACTCGACGAGTTCACCGCGCCGCGCGTCCGGATGGTCGGACAGGCAGTTGCGACGTACCTCCGCGACGAGGGCCGCGGCGGCGAGACGGTCGCGGTCGGCTACGACGCCCGGGAGTCCTCCCCCGGGTTCGCCGAGGAACTCGCCCGGGTGCTGTGTGCGAACGGGTTCGACGTGGTCCTCCCGGACCGCGACCGCCCGACCCCCCTGACCGCGTGGCAGATCCGCCACCGCGACCTCGCCGGGGCCCTGATGCTCACCGCGAGCCACAACCCGCCGGAGTACAACGGCGTGAAGTTCATCCCCGACGACGCCGCCCCCGCCCTTCCGGAGGTCACCGACGCCATCGAGGAACGCCTCGCTGAGCCCGACCCGCTCCCCGAGGACCAGCACGGCTCGGTGAAGAAGGTCGACTTCGTGCCCCCGCACTTCGACCACGCGCGCGACCTCGTCCCCGACGACCTCTCCGGGCTCACGGTCGTCTACGACGCGATGCACGGCTCCGGCCGGGACACGACCGACCGCCTGCTCGAAGAAGCCGGGGCGACCGTCGAGCGAATCCGCTGTGAGACCGACCCCGAGTTCGGCGGCACCCCGCCGGAACCGAGCGCGGAGAACCTCGAAGCACTCGTGGAGACCGTCCGGGAGACGAACGCCGACCTCGGTATCGCCAACGACGGCGACGCCGACCGCATCGCCGTGGTCACCCCAGAACGAGGCTTCCTCGACGAGAACCTCTTCTTCGCCGCGACCTACGACTACCTCCTCGAATCGAAGGAAGGGCCCGTGGTCAGAACCGTCTCGACCACGTTCCTGCTCGACCGCATCGCCGAGGCCCATGGGGAAGAAGTCGTCGAGACCCCGGTCGGTTTCAAGTGGGTCGCCCAGGCCATGCAGGAGCACGACTCGCTGATGGCCGGCGAGGAGTCGGGCGGGTTCACCGTCCGCGGCCACATCCCCGAGAAGGACGGCGTGTTCATGGCGCTACTCGCCGCCGCGGTCGCCCACGAGCAACCGTACGACGAGCGTGTCGACGCCCTGCTCGCGGAGCACGGCGAAATCGTCCAGAGCAAGGTGAGCGTGGACTGCCCCGACAGCGAGAAAGCACGGGTGGTCGACGACCTGAGCGACGAGATTCCCGAGTCCGTGGCTGGCACCGCGGTCGCTGACGTGGTCACCAAGGACGGGTTCAAGCTCCTGCTCGAAGACGGGTCCTGGGTGCTGGTTCGCCCGAGCGGCACCGAGCCGAAGATGCGAGTCTACGCCGAGGCGAGCAGTCAGGAACGTGTCGAGGCGCTGCTGGCCGACGGAAAAGAACTGGTCGACGCGCTGGTCTGA
- a CDS encoding response regulator, whose translation MTDDTTEVLIVEDNTELASLYVSWLGDRWSVRSVTDGASAIEAVTATTDIVVLDRRLPGISGDEVLEQLRAAGHDCQVVIVTAVEPDFDIVEMGFDDYLVKPVDRPTLNRCVTRLDRRSAYDDELRAYYSQVTKKAVLEARKPQAELENSDEYVSLTERVEQQANRADDLLDDLLSDTTDHTYLFHGLLGSHSETASN comes from the coding sequence ATGACCGACGACACCACAGAGGTCCTCATCGTCGAGGACAACACGGAGCTGGCGAGCCTCTACGTCTCCTGGTTGGGCGACCGATGGAGCGTACGTAGTGTAACAGACGGTGCGTCCGCCATCGAGGCCGTCACAGCGACGACGGACATCGTCGTCCTCGACCGTCGGTTACCGGGCATCTCCGGCGACGAGGTGCTCGAACAGCTCCGGGCGGCCGGGCACGACTGCCAGGTCGTCATCGTCACCGCGGTCGAACCCGACTTCGATATCGTCGAGATGGGCTTCGACGACTACCTCGTCAAACCCGTCGACAGGCCGACGCTGAACCGGTGTGTCACCCGGCTCGACCGGCGGTCCGCCTACGACGACGAGCTCCGGGCCTACTACTCGCAGGTGACGAAGAAGGCCGTCCTCGAAGCACGCAAGCCACAGGCCGAACTCGAGAACAGCGACGAGTACGTCTCGCTGACCGAGCGCGTCGAACAGCAGGCCAACCGGGCAGACGACCTGCTCGACGACCTGCTCTCGGACACGACCGACCACACCTACCTCTTCCACGGCCTGCTCGGCTCGCACTCCGAGACGGCCTCGAACTGA
- a CDS encoding peroxiredoxin, whose product MPEEFSLPNVGPGPDPCSLASLAADHDFVLLLFQRDYHCINCRKQVQQVKSRYDEFTARNTEVASIVPEPREKVQDWQDSYDLPYPLFADADAATGDAYDQPVRYGILGRFSDFFGRMPEAVLLDARGEEPEIVWSHAGKSTFDRPDIDEILAEIDAHRADASP is encoded by the coding sequence ATGCCCGAGGAGTTCTCGCTCCCGAACGTCGGCCCGGGGCCGGACCCCTGCTCACTTGCTTCCCTCGCGGCCGACCACGACTTCGTCCTCTTGCTGTTCCAGCGCGACTACCACTGCATCAACTGCCGCAAGCAGGTCCAGCAGGTGAAATCACGGTACGACGAGTTCACGGCCCGGAACACCGAGGTCGCCTCCATCGTCCCCGAACCCCGCGAGAAAGTGCAGGACTGGCAGGACAGCTACGACCTGCCCTACCCCCTGTTCGCGGACGCCGACGCGGCCACGGGCGACGCCTACGACCAGCCGGTCCGCTACGGGATTTTAGGCAGGTTCAGCGACTTCTTCGGCCGGATGCCCGAGGCCGTGCTGCTCGACGCCCGCGGCGAGGAGCCCGAAATCGTCTGGTCGCATGCCGGCAAGTCCACCTTCGACCGACCCGACATCGACGAGATACTGGCCGAAATCGACGCACACCGAGCCGATGCGAGTCCGTGA
- the alaS gene encoding alanine--tRNA ligase, with translation MTLEEEYRLEYFEEEDFVRRECVDCGAHFWTRDHDRETCGEPPCEDYSFIDNPGFDEAYTLEEMREAFLSFFEENGHTRIDPYPVAANRWRDDVLLTQASIYDFQPLVTSGQTPPPANPLTISQPCIRMQDIDNVGKTGRHTMAFEMMAHHAFNVREDAEEEYAYEGEVYWKDDTVRYCDELFESMGANLDEIVYIEDPWVGGGNAGPAIEVIYRGAELATLVFMSMEQDPEGEYELKDGNRYSPMDTYIVDTGYGLERWTWMSQGTPTVYEAVYPDMIQFLKENAGIEHTEDEEQLIHRSAKLAGHMDIDEAEDMETARGTIADKLGVSRAELEELVEPLEDIYAITDHCRTMAYMFGDGIVPSNVSTGYLSRMVLRRTKRLCDNVGVDAPLDELVDMQAKRLGYKNRDTIREIVRNEVEKYHETLDRGSRKVRTLAEEYARKSEPIPTSELIELYDSHGLQPDMVEEIANEEGARVNVPDDFFSLVAERHDGGQAFEEEGDDQDERLSDLPETDRLYYEDQQRTEFEAVVLDVFEREDGYDVVLDQTMFYPEGGGQPSDTGSLSTDDVTVEVTNVQIRDGVILHRTDESPGKGEFVRGQLDTYRRRQLMRNHTATHVVIHAARQVLGEHIRQAGAQKGVDSSRIDVHHYERISREEIKEIERFANELVMENSPVKQEWPHRHEAEEEHGFDLYQGGIPPGTNIRLIHVAEDVQACGGTHVARTGDIGAIKIRNTERVQDGVERITFAAGDAAIVATQETEDALYGAADVLDVSPQEVPETAERFFEEWKARGKTIEDLKEQLAEVRASGAGDAEEVDIGGTPAIVQRIDADSDELRATANALVEEGKIAVIGSAADGAQFVVAVPDGSDVNAGQVVSQLASKVGGGGGGPPDFAQGGGPETDKLDEALADAPDVLRTVLNA, from the coding sequence ATGACTCTAGAGGAGGAGTACCGCCTCGAGTATTTCGAGGAGGAAGACTTCGTGCGACGGGAGTGTGTGGACTGCGGTGCCCACTTCTGGACGCGCGACCACGACCGGGAGACGTGCGGGGAGCCGCCCTGCGAGGACTACAGTTTCATCGACAACCCCGGGTTCGACGAGGCGTACACCCTCGAGGAGATGCGCGAGGCGTTCCTCTCCTTCTTCGAGGAGAACGGCCACACACGCATCGACCCGTACCCGGTGGCCGCGAACCGCTGGCGTGACGACGTCCTGCTCACGCAGGCGTCTATCTACGACTTCCAGCCGCTCGTCACCTCGGGCCAGACGCCGCCGCCGGCGAACCCGCTGACCATCAGCCAGCCCTGCATCCGGATGCAGGACATCGACAACGTCGGCAAGACGGGACGACACACGATGGCCTTCGAGATGATGGCCCACCACGCCTTCAACGTCCGCGAGGACGCCGAGGAGGAGTACGCCTACGAGGGCGAGGTGTACTGGAAGGACGACACCGTCCGCTACTGCGACGAGCTGTTCGAGTCGATGGGCGCGAACCTCGACGAGATCGTCTACATCGAAGACCCGTGGGTCGGCGGCGGCAACGCCGGGCCCGCTATCGAGGTCATCTACCGCGGGGCCGAACTCGCGACGCTCGTCTTCATGTCGATGGAGCAGGACCCCGAGGGCGAGTACGAGCTGAAGGACGGGAACCGCTACTCGCCGATGGACACGTACATCGTCGACACCGGCTACGGGCTGGAGCGGTGGACGTGGATGTCCCAGGGGACCCCGACCGTCTACGAGGCGGTCTACCCCGACATGATACAGTTCCTGAAGGAGAACGCCGGCATCGAGCACACCGAGGACGAGGAGCAGCTCATCCACCGCTCGGCCAAGCTCGCCGGTCACATGGACATCGACGAGGCCGAGGACATGGAGACCGCCCGTGGCACCATCGCCGACAAGCTCGGCGTCTCCCGGGCCGAACTGGAGGAGCTCGTCGAGCCCCTCGAGGACATCTACGCCATCACGGACCACTGCCGCACGATGGCGTACATGTTCGGCGACGGTATCGTCCCGAGCAACGTCTCGACGGGCTACCTCTCCCGGATGGTCCTCCGGCGCACGAAACGGCTCTGTGACAACGTCGGCGTCGACGCCCCGCTCGACGAACTCGTCGACATGCAGGCCAAGCGACTGGGCTACAAGAACCGCGACACCATCCGCGAGATCGTCCGCAACGAGGTCGAGAAGTACCACGAGACGCTCGACCGCGGCAGCCGGAAGGTTCGCACCCTCGCCGAGGAGTACGCCCGCAAGTCCGAGCCCATCCCGACGAGCGAACTCATCGAGCTGTACGACAGTCACGGCCTCCAGCCGGACATGGTCGAGGAGATCGCCAACGAGGAGGGTGCCCGGGTGAACGTCCCGGACGACTTCTTCTCGCTCGTCGCCGAGCGCCACGACGGTGGCCAGGCGTTCGAGGAGGAGGGCGACGACCAGGACGAGCGCCTCTCTGACCTGCCCGAGACCGACCGCCTCTACTACGAGGACCAGCAGCGCACCGAGTTCGAGGCCGTCGTCCTCGACGTGTTCGAGCGCGAGGACGGCTACGACGTGGTGCTCGACCAGACGATGTTCTACCCCGAGGGCGGTGGCCAGCCATCCGACACGGGCTCGCTGAGCACCGACGACGTGACCGTCGAGGTCACCAACGTCCAGATTCGCGACGGCGTCATCCTGCACCGGACCGACGAGTCGCCCGGCAAGGGCGAGTTCGTCCGCGGCCAGCTCGACACGTACCGCCGCCGCCAGCTGATGCGCAACCACACCGCAACCCACGTCGTCATCCACGCGGCGCGGCAGGTGCTCGGTGAGCACATCCGGCAGGCCGGTGCCCAGAAAGGGGTCGACTCCTCCCGCATCGACGTCCACCACTACGAGCGCATCTCCCGCGAGGAGATCAAGGAGATAGAGCGCTTCGCGAACGAGCTGGTGATGGAGAACTCGCCGGTGAAGCAGGAGTGGCCCCACCGTCACGAGGCCGAGGAGGAACACGGCTTCGACCTCTACCAGGGTGGGATTCCGCCGGGCACGAACATCCGGCTCATCCACGTGGCCGAGGACGTGCAGGCCTGCGGTGGAACCCACGTCGCCCGCACCGGCGACATCGGTGCCATCAAGATCCGCAACACCGAGCGCGTGCAGGACGGGGTCGAGCGCATCACGTTCGCCGCTGGTGACGCCGCCATCGTGGCGACGCAGGAGACCGAGGACGCCCTGTACGGGGCGGCCGACGTGCTCGACGTCTCCCCGCAGGAGGTCCCCGAGACCGCCGAGCGCTTCTTCGAGGAGTGGAAGGCCCGGGGCAAGACCATCGAAGACCTCAAAGAACAGCTCGCCGAGGTCCGCGCCTCGGGTGCCGGCGACGCCGAGGAGGTCGACATCGGCGGCACGCCCGCCATCGTCCAGCGCATCGACGCCGACTCGGACGAACTCCGCGCGACCGCGAACGCGCTGGTCGAGGAGGGCAAGATAGCCGTCATCGGCTCTGCCGCGGACGGTGCCCAGTTCGTCGTCGCCGTCCCCGACGGCTCCGACGTGAACGCCGGGCAGGTCGTCAGCCAGCTGGCTTCGAAGGTCGGCGGCGGCGGCGGCGGCCCGCCGGACTTCGCCCAGGGTGGCGGCCCGGAGACGGACAAGCTCGACGAGGCACTGGCGGACGCCCCCGACGTGCTCCGGACCGTGCTGAACGCCTGA
- a CDS encoding replication factor C small subunit: MSEADETGARPGGRNEVWIEKYRPDSLDDVVGHEDIIGRLQSYISKDELPHLMFAGPAGVGKTASAVSIAKEIYGDEWRENFLELNASDQRGIDVVRDRIKNFARTSFGGYDYRIIFLDEADALTSDAQSALRRTMEQFSNNTRFILSCNYSSQIIDPIQSRCAVFRFTQLSDEAVATQIRYIAGEEDIPLTDEGVDALVYAADGDMRKAINALQAASVMGDEVSEETVYAITATARPEEVEAMVTDAIAGDFIAARAKLDELLTERGLAGGDIIDQLHRSAWEFDLSEEAAVRLMDRVGEADFRITQGASERVQLEALLASLALD; the protein is encoded by the coding sequence ATGAGCGAGGCCGACGAGACCGGCGCACGACCCGGGGGCCGCAACGAGGTCTGGATCGAGAAGTACCGGCCGGACTCCCTGGACGACGTGGTCGGGCACGAGGACATCATCGGACGCCTGCAGAGCTACATCTCGAAGGACGAACTACCCCATCTCATGTTCGCGGGGCCGGCCGGCGTCGGCAAGACGGCTTCGGCCGTCTCCATCGCGAAGGAGATCTACGGCGACGAGTGGCGGGAGAACTTCCTCGAACTGAACGCCTCGGACCAGCGCGGTATCGACGTGGTCCGCGACCGCATCAAGAACTTCGCGCGGACCTCCTTCGGCGGCTACGACTACCGCATCATCTTCCTCGACGAGGCCGACGCGCTGACCTCCGACGCCCAGTCCGCCCTGCGCCGGACGATGGAGCAGTTCTCGAACAACACGCGGTTCATCCTCTCGTGTAACTACTCCAGCCAGATCATCGACCCCATCCAGTCGCGGTGTGCGGTGTTCCGGTTCACGCAACTGTCGGACGAGGCGGTCGCCACGCAGATCCGCTACATCGCCGGTGAGGAGGACATCCCACTCACCGACGAGGGCGTCGACGCGCTCGTCTACGCCGCCGACGGCGACATGCGCAAGGCCATCAACGCGCTCCAGGCCGCCTCCGTCATGGGCGACGAGGTGTCAGAGGAGACCGTCTACGCCATCACCGCCACGGCGCGGCCGGAGGAGGTCGAGGCGATGGTCACCGACGCCATCGCGGGCGACTTCATCGCGGCCCGGGCGAAACTCGACGAACTCCTGACCGAGCGCGGTCTGGCCGGCGGCGACATCATCGACCAGCTCCACCGGTCGGCGTGGGAGTTCGACCTCTCCGAGGAGGCCGCCGTCCGTCTGATGGACCGCGTCGGCGAGGCCGACTTCCGCATCACCCAGGGTGCGAGCGAACGGGTCCAGCTCGAGGCGCTGCTGGCATCGCTGGCGCTCGACTGA